Proteins from a single region of Punica granatum isolate Tunisia-2019 chromosome 8, ASM765513v2, whole genome shotgun sequence:
- the LOC116187438 gene encoding nitrile-specifier protein 5 isoform X1, giving the protein MSPTKGEWVKLVQLLLTKLSTEFERTSDCMLDQKGIGPGARSSHAIAVVGQKVYAFGGEFTPRVPVDNQLYVFDLGDLTWSLASATGDVPPPRVGVTMAAAGATIYVFGGRDATHKELCELYSFDSCTNRWTLLSSGEAGPAHRSYHSMTADGRHVYIFGGCGVAGRLNDLWAFDVVNQKWAQYPSPGENCKGRGGPGLAVAGGKIWVVYGFSGQEMDDVHCFDPASGQWAQVETSGEKPTSRSVFSTFGIGKYIYIYGGEVDPSDQGHMGAGKFSGEGYVLDTETLAWKMLEDRFKSNQGDHPGPRGWCAFASGERSGKKGMVVYGGNSPSNDRLDDIFFFTPTVIET; this is encoded by the exons ATGTCTCCGACAAAAGGAGAATGGGTCAAG TTGGTGCAGCTCCTCTTAACAAAATTATCAACGGAATTTGAGAGGACTTCCGACTGCATG CTTGACCAGAAGGGAATTGGTCCTGGAGCCAGAAGCTCCCATGCCATAGCAGTAGTAGGGCAAAAGGTCTATGCCTTCGGGGGCGAGTTCACGCCTCGCGTCCCGGTCGACAACCAGCTCTATGTGTTCGACCTTGGGGACCTCACCTGGTCCTTGGCCAGTGCCACGGGTGATGTCCCCCCTCCACGAGTTGGCGTCACGATGGCTGCTGCTGGGGCCACCATTTACGTGTTTGGAGGCAGGGATGCCACGCACAAGGAGCTCTGCGAGCTGTACTCCTTTGATTCCTGTACCAACAGGTGGACCCTGCTGTCCAGCGGAGAGGCTGGGCCTGCCCACCGGAGCTACCACTCCATGACTGCCGATGGTCGCCATGTATACATCTTCGGTGGCTGTGGCGTTGCGGGCAGGCTGAATGACCTGTGGGCATTTGATGTGGTGAACCAGAAGTGGGCCCAGTACCCGTCACCAGGAGAGAACTGTAAGGGCAGGGGCGGCCCCGGGCTTGCTGTGGCAGGCGGTAAGATATGGGTCGTGTATGGTTTCTCTGGGCAGGAAATGGACGACGTCCACTGCTTCGACCCAGCGAGTGGCCAGTGGGCCCAAGTGGAGACCTCCGGGGAGAAGCCTACATCCCGCAGTGTCTTCTCGACCTTCGGGATTGGCAAGTACATATACATCTACGGCGGGGAGGTGGACCCTAGTGACCAGGGCCACATGGGAGCCGGGAAGTTCTCGGGTGAGGGTTATGTATTGGACACTGAGACCTTGGCTTGGAAGATGCTGGAGGATAGGTTTAAGTCGAACCAGGGTGATCACCCAGGGCCCCGAGGATGGTGCGCATTCGCGAGCGGGGAGAGGAGCGGCAAGAAAGGTATGGTTGTGTACGGTGGGAATTCCCCTAGCAATGACAGGCTTGATGACATATTCTTCTTTACCCCTACTGTCATCGAGACCTAA
- the LOC116187438 gene encoding nitrile-specifier protein 5 isoform X2 — MSPTKGEWVKLDQKGIGPGARSSHAIAVVGQKVYAFGGEFTPRVPVDNQLYVFDLGDLTWSLASATGDVPPPRVGVTMAAAGATIYVFGGRDATHKELCELYSFDSCTNRWTLLSSGEAGPAHRSYHSMTADGRHVYIFGGCGVAGRLNDLWAFDVVNQKWAQYPSPGENCKGRGGPGLAVAGGKIWVVYGFSGQEMDDVHCFDPASGQWAQVETSGEKPTSRSVFSTFGIGKYIYIYGGEVDPSDQGHMGAGKFSGEGYVLDTETLAWKMLEDRFKSNQGDHPGPRGWCAFASGERSGKKGMVVYGGNSPSNDRLDDIFFFTPTVIET; from the exons ATGTCTCCGACAAAAGGAGAATGGGTCAAG CTTGACCAGAAGGGAATTGGTCCTGGAGCCAGAAGCTCCCATGCCATAGCAGTAGTAGGGCAAAAGGTCTATGCCTTCGGGGGCGAGTTCACGCCTCGCGTCCCGGTCGACAACCAGCTCTATGTGTTCGACCTTGGGGACCTCACCTGGTCCTTGGCCAGTGCCACGGGTGATGTCCCCCCTCCACGAGTTGGCGTCACGATGGCTGCTGCTGGGGCCACCATTTACGTGTTTGGAGGCAGGGATGCCACGCACAAGGAGCTCTGCGAGCTGTACTCCTTTGATTCCTGTACCAACAGGTGGACCCTGCTGTCCAGCGGAGAGGCTGGGCCTGCCCACCGGAGCTACCACTCCATGACTGCCGATGGTCGCCATGTATACATCTTCGGTGGCTGTGGCGTTGCGGGCAGGCTGAATGACCTGTGGGCATTTGATGTGGTGAACCAGAAGTGGGCCCAGTACCCGTCACCAGGAGAGAACTGTAAGGGCAGGGGCGGCCCCGGGCTTGCTGTGGCAGGCGGTAAGATATGGGTCGTGTATGGTTTCTCTGGGCAGGAAATGGACGACGTCCACTGCTTCGACCCAGCGAGTGGCCAGTGGGCCCAAGTGGAGACCTCCGGGGAGAAGCCTACATCCCGCAGTGTCTTCTCGACCTTCGGGATTGGCAAGTACATATACATCTACGGCGGGGAGGTGGACCCTAGTGACCAGGGCCACATGGGAGCCGGGAAGTTCTCGGGTGAGGGTTATGTATTGGACACTGAGACCTTGGCTTGGAAGATGCTGGAGGATAGGTTTAAGTCGAACCAGGGTGATCACCCAGGGCCCCGAGGATGGTGCGCATTCGCGAGCGGGGAGAGGAGCGGCAAGAAAGGTATGGTTGTGTACGGTGGGAATTCCCCTAGCAATGACAGGCTTGATGACATATTCTTCTTTACCCCTACTGTCATCGAGACCTAA